From a single Streptomyces sp. NBC_01264 genomic region:
- a CDS encoding amidohydrolase family protein, whose protein sequence is MSASSEDRYTVISADCHAGADLLDYKPYLEKRHHEEFDAWAATYVNPYEDLLADTADRNWNSQRRLTELEADGIVAEVLFPNTIPPFFPKASLMAQPPTAAEYEMRWAGLQAHNRWLADFCADAPGRRAGVVQILLNDVDAAVQEIRRTRNAGLTGGILLPGVPPGSTVPELYSEVYDPIWAVCDELDVPVNHHGGSASPPLGDEPAARAVFMVETTWFSHRALWHLVFGGAFRRNPGLKLVLTEQGSGWIPGVIEMLDYYHGRLVAASATAEAKFGAGLAESMGKGPSQVWRDNCFVGASFMRPHEVPLRDRIGLDKIMWGSDYPHDEGTTPYSREGLRIAYAGLPREEVAAMVGGNAARVYGFDLALLDAVAAKHGPLVSEVAQPLTEVPADATSPAFARGGSVRVW, encoded by the coding sequence GTGAGTGCGAGCTCCGAGGACCGCTACACGGTCATCTCCGCCGACTGCCACGCGGGCGCCGACCTGCTGGACTACAAGCCGTACCTGGAGAAGCGCCACCACGAGGAGTTCGACGCCTGGGCCGCGACCTACGTCAACCCGTACGAGGACCTCCTCGCGGACACCGCCGACCGCAACTGGAACTCCCAGCGGCGCCTGACCGAGCTCGAAGCCGACGGGATCGTCGCGGAGGTGCTCTTCCCGAACACCATCCCGCCGTTCTTCCCCAAGGCCTCGCTGATGGCCCAGCCCCCGACGGCGGCCGAGTACGAGATGCGCTGGGCCGGGCTCCAGGCCCACAACCGGTGGCTGGCGGACTTCTGCGCGGACGCGCCGGGCCGCCGGGCGGGCGTGGTCCAGATCCTGCTGAACGACGTGGACGCGGCGGTCCAGGAGATCCGCCGCACCCGCAACGCGGGCCTGACCGGCGGCATCCTGCTGCCCGGCGTCCCGCCCGGCTCCACCGTTCCGGAGCTCTACTCGGAGGTCTACGACCCGATCTGGGCCGTCTGCGACGAGCTGGACGTCCCGGTCAACCACCACGGCGGCTCCGCCTCGCCGCCGCTGGGCGACGAGCCGGCGGCGCGGGCCGTCTTCATGGTGGAGACCACCTGGTTCTCCCACCGGGCCCTGTGGCACCTCGTCTTCGGCGGGGCCTTCCGCCGCAACCCCGGGCTGAAGCTCGTCCTGACGGAGCAGGGATCCGGCTGGATCCCGGGCGTGATCGAGATGCTGGACTACTACCACGGCCGCCTGGTCGCGGCCTCGGCCACCGCCGAGGCGAAGTTCGGGGCCGGGCTGGCGGAGTCCATGGGCAAGGGGCCGAGCCAGGTCTGGCGGGACAACTGCTTCGTGGGAGCGAGCTTCATGCGCCCCCACGAGGTCCCGCTGCGGGACCGGATCGGGCTCGACAAGATCATGTGGGGCAGCGACTACCCCCACGACGAGGGCACCACGCCCTACTCCCGCGAGGGCCTGCGCATCGCCTACGCGGGCCTGCCCCGCGAGGAGGTCGCCGCCATGGTCGGTGGCAACGCCGCCCGGGTGTACGGCTTCGACCTCGCCCTCCTCGACGCGGTGGCCGCCAAGCACGGCCCCCTCGTCTCGGAGGTCGCGCAGCCCCTGACGGAGGTCCCGGCGGACGCCACCAGCCCGGCCTTCGCCCGAGGGGGCTCGGTCCGGGTCTGGTGA
- a CDS encoding S8 family serine peptidase, translating into MAHLGTGNRRRALAVPVGLALTASLAFLPSVAASAAPLGTTADASATATPDTSGPKLSYVANLTSYGSVKQAKKAIERAGGTVVIAYEQIGVVVAHSQNPGFAKQLRGQRSLFVSVGATRTAPLSVVQTDEEGSTQRLSDADAAKAAAQAEPGQEPLESNQWDLRAIKADQAHKINDGSRNVTVGVIDTGVDDTHPDLAANFSKGQSANCVGGVADTTEGSWRPYADGSDHGTHVAGTIAAPRNGVGISGVAPGVQVAAIKVSEPATSLFYTEAVVCAFMFAAEKGIEVTNNSYYVDPWLYNCKSDDDQKALVEALTRATQYSERKGVLSVASAGNSNHDLASDAIVDDTSPNDTTPVPRTIDPHVCLDVPTQLPGVVTVAATGDKGFKSYYSSYGLGVVDVTAPGGDKWQIPATPDANGRVLSTLPGGGYGYKQGTSMAGPHVAGVAALLKSRHPWASPAQLQLLLKVQATKTACPEKVYDATGVLVDAATCNSKWGQNSYDGYGMVDALKAVK; encoded by the coding sequence ATGGCTCATCTGGGAACCGGTAACCGGCGGCGCGCTCTCGCCGTTCCGGTCGGCCTGGCGCTCACCGCCTCGCTCGCCTTCCTGCCCTCGGTCGCGGCCTCCGCCGCTCCGCTCGGCACGACGGCTGACGCCTCGGCCACCGCCACGCCCGACACCTCCGGCCCCAAGCTGTCCTACGTGGCCAACTTGACCTCGTACGGAAGCGTGAAGCAGGCGAAGAAGGCGATCGAGCGTGCCGGCGGCACCGTGGTGATCGCATATGAGCAGATCGGAGTGGTCGTAGCCCACTCGCAGAACCCGGGGTTCGCCAAGCAGCTCCGCGGCCAGCGGAGCCTGTTCGTCTCGGTCGGCGCCACCCGTACGGCTCCCCTGTCGGTCGTGCAGACCGACGAGGAGGGGTCGACGCAGCGCCTCAGCGACGCGGACGCCGCCAAGGCGGCGGCGCAGGCCGAGCCCGGACAGGAGCCCCTGGAGTCGAACCAGTGGGACCTGCGCGCGATCAAGGCGGACCAGGCTCACAAGATCAACGATGGCAGCCGGAACGTGACGGTGGGGGTCATCGACACGGGTGTCGACGACACTCACCCGGATCTCGCCGCGAACTTCTCCAAGGGCCAGTCCGCCAACTGTGTCGGCGGCGTCGCCGACACCACCGAGGGCTCCTGGCGCCCGTACGCCGACGGCAGCGACCACGGCACCCACGTGGCGGGCACCATCGCGGCCCCGCGCAACGGGGTCGGCATCAGCGGTGTGGCGCCCGGCGTCCAGGTGGCCGCGATCAAGGTGAGCGAGCCGGCGACCAGCCTCTTCTACACCGAGGCCGTCGTCTGCGCCTTCATGTTCGCCGCCGAGAAGGGGATCGAGGTGACCAACAACAGCTACTACGTCGACCCCTGGCTCTACAACTGCAAGTCGGACGACGACCAGAAGGCGCTGGTGGAGGCCCTCACCCGGGCGACGCAGTACTCCGAGCGCAAGGGCGTCCTCAGCGTGGCCTCGGCGGGCAACTCGAACCACGACCTGGCGTCCGACGCCATCGTGGACGACACCAGCCCGAACGACACCACCCCGGTGCCCCGCACCATCGACCCGCACGTCTGCCTGGACGTGCCCACCCAGCTCCCGGGTGTGGTCACGGTGGCCGCGACCGGTGACAAGGGCTTCAAGTCGTACTACTCCAGCTACGGCCTGGGCGTCGTCGACGTCACGGCCCCCGGCGGCGACAAGTGGCAGATACCCGCCACCCCGGACGCCAACGGCCGCGTGCTGTCCACCCTCCCGGGCGGCGGCTACGGCTACAAGCAGGGCACCTCGATGGCCGGCCCGCACGTCGCCGGTGTCGCGGCCCTGCTCAAGAGCCGCCACCCGTGGGCGAGCCCGGCGCAGCTCCAGCTGCTCCTCAAGGTCCAGGCCACGAAGACGGCCTGCCCCGAGAAGGTCTACGACGCCACGGGCGTGCTGGTCGACGCCGCCACCTGCAACAGCAAGTGGGGCCAGAACAGCTACGACGGCTACGGCATGGTCGACGCGCTGAAGGCCGTGAAGTAA
- a CDS encoding DUF485 domain-containing protein → MTTEAAPPQGSAGTPPASPGPEEFVRVQQSEEFAELRRSHRSFAFPLTVAFIAWYLLYVLLSNYAGDFMGTKLFGNINVALVLGLGQFATTFLIAWLYSRHAANQLDPKASAIKARMEAGE, encoded by the coding sequence GTGACCACCGAAGCAGCGCCGCCCCAGGGCAGCGCGGGAACGCCGCCGGCGAGTCCCGGGCCCGAAGAGTTCGTACGCGTCCAGCAGAGCGAGGAGTTCGCCGAACTGCGCCGCTCCCACCGGTCCTTCGCCTTCCCGCTCACCGTGGCGTTCATCGCCTGGTACCTGCTCTACGTCCTGCTCTCCAACTACGCGGGCGACTTCATGGGGACGAAGCTCTTCGGCAACATCAACGTCGCCCTCGTCCTGGGCCTCGGCCAGTTCGCGACGACCTTCCTCATCGCCTGGCTGTACTCGCGCCACGCGGCCAACCAGCTCGACCCCAAGGCCTCGGCCATCAAGGCAAGGATGGAGGCGGGCGAATGA
- a CDS encoding zinc-dependent alcohol dehydrogenase family protein has translation MRATVIHAPHDIRVEEVPDAAIQRPEDAVVRVLRACICGSDLWAYQGVAKRQPGQRIGHEFLGVVEETGSAVSDLRAGDLVVAPFMWSDGTCAYCVEGLYTSCEHGGFWGSVGHDGGQGEAVRVPHADGTLVKLPADAVSDDHLLTALLALSDVMGTGHHAALGAGVRKGSTVAVVGDGAVGLCGVLAAKRLGAERIIALGRHTVRTDIAKLFGATDVVAERGEAAEAAVRELTGGQGAHSVIEAVGTEMSMRTAVNIARDGGAIGYVGVPHGSGTGLDLGVMFDRNLTLRGGVAPVRAYIPELLADVLSGAIDPSPVFDRAVTLDEVPEGYRAMDDRSALKVMIKP, from the coding sequence ATGCGCGCCACCGTCATCCACGCCCCGCACGACATCCGCGTGGAGGAGGTGCCCGACGCTGCGATCCAGCGCCCCGAGGACGCCGTCGTCCGCGTCCTGCGCGCCTGCATCTGCGGCAGCGACCTCTGGGCCTACCAGGGCGTGGCCAAGCGCCAGCCGGGCCAGCGGATCGGGCACGAGTTCCTCGGCGTCGTCGAGGAGACCGGCTCCGCCGTCTCGGACCTGCGCGCCGGCGACCTCGTCGTCGCCCCCTTCATGTGGTCCGACGGCACCTGCGCCTACTGCGTCGAGGGCCTCTACACCTCCTGCGAGCACGGCGGCTTCTGGGGCTCGGTCGGCCACGACGGCGGCCAGGGCGAGGCCGTCCGCGTCCCGCACGCCGACGGCACGCTCGTGAAGCTGCCCGCCGACGCCGTCTCCGACGACCACCTGCTGACCGCGCTGCTCGCGCTGTCCGACGTCATGGGCACCGGCCACCACGCCGCGCTGGGCGCGGGGGTCCGCAAGGGCTCCACGGTCGCCGTCGTCGGCGACGGCGCGGTCGGCCTGTGCGGCGTCCTCGCCGCCAAGCGCCTGGGCGCCGAGCGGATCATCGCCCTGGGCCGGCACACGGTCCGTACGGACATCGCCAAGCTCTTCGGGGCCACCGACGTCGTCGCCGAGCGCGGCGAGGCCGCCGAAGCGGCCGTGCGCGAGCTCACCGGAGGCCAGGGCGCCCACTCCGTCATCGAGGCGGTCGGCACCGAGATGTCCATGCGCACCGCGGTGAACATCGCCCGCGACGGCGGGGCCATCGGCTACGTCGGGGTCCCGCACGGCAGCGGCACCGGCCTCGACCTCGGTGTCATGTTCGACCGCAACCTCACCCTGCGCGGCGGGGTCGCGCCGGTCCGCGCGTACATCCCCGAGCTGCTCGCGGACGTGCTCAGCGGTGCGATCGACCCCTCGCCCGTCTTCGACCGGGCCGTCACCCTCGACGAGGTCCCGGAGGGCTACCGGGCGATGGACGACCGCAGCGCGCTGAAGGTCATGATCAAGCCCTGA
- a CDS encoding NACHT domain-containing protein — translation MSFDEGSEEFEAVALRAAEAVARARAKSWPGARRLRPVKPGDPAVRRLARELAARLTEAGAELPEPDRRAAVHAVGAAFAALGPREARALFAAEPGTAAASAPPPPAALSAAAGAAYRELVALCRAHAAESTGAEGAGGAEAAGNAVRPGNTGGAGSGAEEFEERYARYVAKTQGRVQLFGLTLGQARGDWSLDLAYISLAVSGGELLGEPGLQTSVKADVALNAAERVLLRGPAGSGKSTLVQWLALNAARSTFTDQLRDWNGLVPFVLPLRSFNSPVGLPAPEDWLTATGVPLRAPEGWVAGLLSSGRALVLVDGVDEVPPRLRVRTESWLRALLTAYPAARFVVTTRHSAVPEDWLTTHGFSSLALLPMDRDDVGAFITHWHASAREEADGEGAEVERELLDRYEKALLREVASRRDLGRLATNPLMCALLCALNRDRRMHLPRARKELYDTALDMLLIRRDSERDISGIEGVYLSRDEQTLLLQRLAYWLIRNGQVEASEAGTIGMIAEALDSMPQVRAQADAQTVFRHLLIRSGLLREPVAGSVLFVHQTFQDYLGAKAAVEARDFGVLVRNAHEYTWDNVVRMAVGHARPDERAYLLRELLARADQSEPDRSRLVLLAAACLEHAPELDPQVWREVKARTALLLPPRSPAQAEELAKAGELVLELLPEPAGLAEGEAAATVRTAALVGGDRALQVVAGFRTDDRYEVGRELSDAWGRFPLDSYTDAVLADAPMRTAHLHVRTAGQLRALDRLPHINRVHVSWDGPVPREISQRRNLESLVLHRNAALSDLSPLAGQSSLRHLGVLDCPKVTGIEVVGELRADSLAFGYLRDDLPLTPLAGAAGLRSLVIGFEPEERRIGDVPAAQTLTALHLWQGARRMTLDGIERWPAVETLTIAGSTQYRQLVRSLPLRGLTGLQIRHAAPVSAGALLPYERLGRLFLIRCALEGSLEALAELPALRRLVLSECLGTVDLAPLAPMAELVIELRRGTHVTGAELIPPERLVRKD, via the coding sequence ATGAGCTTCGACGAGGGGTCCGAGGAGTTCGAGGCGGTGGCCTTACGGGCGGCCGAGGCCGTGGCGCGGGCACGGGCGAAGTCCTGGCCGGGGGCGCGACGGCTCAGGCCGGTGAAGCCGGGCGATCCCGCCGTACGGCGCCTCGCGCGCGAGCTGGCGGCCCGGCTGACGGAGGCGGGCGCGGAGCTCCCGGAGCCCGACCGGCGGGCGGCGGTGCACGCGGTCGGCGCCGCGTTCGCCGCGCTGGGCCCGCGGGAGGCCCGGGCCCTGTTCGCGGCGGAACCCGGCACGGCGGCGGCCTCGGCGCCCCCGCCCCCGGCGGCCCTGAGCGCGGCGGCCGGAGCCGCCTACCGGGAACTGGTCGCGCTGTGCCGGGCGCACGCGGCGGAGTCGACGGGCGCGGAGGGCGCGGGCGGCGCGGAGGCCGCGGGGAACGCGGTGCGCCCGGGGAACACCGGGGGCGCCGGTTCCGGGGCCGAGGAGTTCGAGGAGCGGTACGCGCGGTACGTGGCCAAGACGCAAGGGCGGGTCCAGCTGTTCGGGCTGACGCTCGGCCAGGCCCGCGGGGACTGGTCGCTGGACCTGGCCTACATCAGCCTCGCCGTCAGCGGCGGGGAACTCCTCGGCGAGCCCGGCCTGCAGACCTCGGTCAAGGCCGACGTGGCCCTGAACGCCGCGGAGCGGGTCCTGCTGCGCGGTCCGGCCGGCTCCGGCAAGAGCACCCTCGTCCAGTGGCTGGCCCTGAACGCCGCCCGGAGCACCTTCACGGACCAGCTGCGTGACTGGAACGGCCTGGTCCCCTTCGTCCTGCCCCTGCGCTCCTTCAACTCCCCCGTCGGCCTCCCCGCCCCCGAGGACTGGCTGACGGCGACCGGCGTACCCCTGCGGGCCCCGGAGGGGTGGGTCGCCGGGCTCCTCTCCTCGGGGCGGGCGCTCGTCCTGGTCGACGGGGTCGACGAGGTGCCACCGCGCCTGCGCGTCAGGACCGAGTCCTGGCTGCGGGCGTTGCTCACCGCGTACCCGGCGGCCCGCTTCGTGGTCACCACGCGCCACTCGGCCGTACCGGAGGACTGGCTGACCACCCACGGCTTCTCCTCCCTCGCCCTGCTCCCCATGGACCGCGACGACGTGGGCGCCTTCATCACCCACTGGCACGCCTCCGCCCGGGAGGAGGCGGACGGCGAGGGCGCCGAGGTGGAGCGGGAGCTGCTCGACCGGTACGAGAAGGCGCTCCTGCGGGAGGTGGCGTCGCGCCGGGACCTGGGCAGGCTCGCGACGAACCCGCTGATGTGCGCCCTGCTGTGCGCCCTGAACCGGGACCGCCGGATGCACCTGCCGCGGGCCCGCAAGGAGCTCTACGACACGGCCCTGGACATGCTGCTGATCCGCCGCGACAGCGAGCGCGACATCTCCGGGATCGAGGGCGTCTACCTCAGCCGGGACGAGCAGACCCTGCTGCTCCAGCGGCTCGCGTACTGGCTGATCCGCAACGGCCAGGTGGAGGCGTCCGAGGCCGGGACGATCGGGATGATCGCCGAAGCCCTCGACTCCATGCCGCAGGTCAGGGCCCAGGCCGACGCGCAGACGGTGTTCCGGCACCTGCTGATCCGCAGCGGGCTGCTCCGCGAACCGGTGGCGGGCTCGGTCCTGTTCGTCCACCAGACCTTCCAGGACTACCTCGGCGCCAAGGCCGCCGTGGAGGCGCGGGACTTCGGCGTCCTGGTGCGCAATGCGCACGAGTACACCTGGGACAACGTGGTCCGGATGGCCGTGGGACACGCCCGGCCCGACGAACGGGCCTATCTCCTAAGGGAGTTGCTGGCCCGAGCCGATCAGTCGGAGCCCGACCGGAGCCGGCTGGTGCTGCTCGCGGCCGCCTGCCTGGAGCACGCGCCGGAGCTCGATCCGCAGGTCTGGCGCGAGGTGAAGGCCCGTACGGCCCTCCTGCTGCCCCCTCGCTCCCCGGCGCAGGCCGAGGAACTGGCCAAGGCCGGCGAGCTGGTGCTGGAGCTGCTGCCCGAACCGGCCGGGCTCGCCGAGGGCGAGGCCGCCGCCACGGTCCGTACGGCGGCGCTGGTCGGTGGCGACCGGGCGCTCCAGGTGGTCGCGGGGTTCCGGACCGACGACCGCTACGAGGTGGGGCGCGAACTATCGGACGCCTGGGGGCGGTTCCCGCTGGACTCCTACACGGACGCGGTGCTCGCGGACGCCCCCATGCGCACGGCCCACCTGCACGTGCGCACGGCCGGACAGCTGCGGGCCCTGGACCGGCTGCCGCACATCAACCGGGTGCACGTCAGCTGGGACGGCCCGGTCCCGCGGGAGATCTCGCAGCGGCGGAACCTGGAGTCCCTGGTCCTGCACCGCAACGCGGCACTGTCCGACCTGTCCCCGCTGGCCGGGCAGTCCTCGCTGCGGCACCTGGGCGTCCTGGACTGCCCGAAGGTCACCGGGATCGAAGTGGTGGGCGAACTGCGGGCGGACAGCCTGGCGTTCGGCTATCTGCGGGACGACCTCCCGCTCACCCCGCTGGCGGGGGCGGCGGGGCTGCGCTCCCTGGTCATCGGTTTCGAACCGGAGGAACGGCGGATCGGGGACGTCCCCGCGGCGCAGACGCTGACCGCGCTGCACCTGTGGCAGGGGGCCCGCCGGATGACGCTCGACGGAATCGAGCGGTGGCCGGCGGTGGAGACGCTGACGATCGCCGGGAGCACCCAGTACCGGCAGCTGGTGCGCTCGCTGCCGCTGCGGGGACTGACGGGCCTGCAGATCCGGCACGCCGCGCCCGTGTCGGCCGGGGCGCTCCTGCCGTACGAACGCCTCGGCCGGCTCTTCCTGATCCGGTGCGCCCTGGAGGGATCGCTGGAGGCGCTGGCGGAGTTGCCGGCGCTGCGCCGGCTGGTGCTGAGCGAGTGCCTGGGGACCGTGGACCTGGCGCCGCTCGCGCCCATGGCGGAGCTGGTGATCGAGCTCCGCCGGGGCACGCACGTGACCGGGGCGGAACTGATCCCGCCGGAGCGGCTGGTCCGCAAGGACTGA
- a CDS encoding lysoplasmalogenase yields the protein MSRTRSRTPSWARTAVPEGSGFATRALLAAFAVATALDLGSLLAGWHTGHLLAKPLLMPLLVAYVITRRAPRLLIAALLFGWGGDLALLFDADPAFLIGMGSFAAGHVCYLMLFRGHSLFGRRRTGPLLGAAYAAALLSTVTLLWGDLPAELRIPVAGYSLLLTAMAYRSAALGRRAGLGGALFLISDTLIATGVAEWPQLPRPDFWVMATYLAAQYLLATGALAPERAYGREALQGSTIS from the coding sequence CTGTCCCGTACGCGGTCCCGTACGCCCTCCTGGGCGCGCACCGCCGTCCCCGAGGGCTCCGGCTTCGCCACCAGGGCGCTGCTCGCCGCCTTCGCCGTCGCCACCGCCCTGGACCTCGGCTCCCTGCTGGCGGGCTGGCACACCGGGCACCTCCTCGCCAAGCCGCTGCTGATGCCGCTGCTCGTCGCCTACGTCATCACCCGCCGCGCCCCCCGCCTGCTGATCGCGGCCCTGCTGTTCGGCTGGGGCGGGGACCTCGCCCTGCTCTTCGACGCCGATCCCGCCTTCCTGATCGGCATGGGCTCCTTCGCCGCCGGGCACGTCTGCTACCTCATGCTTTTCAGAGGGCACAGTCTCTTCGGCCGCCGCCGTACGGGCCCCCTGCTCGGGGCCGCGTACGCCGCCGCGCTCCTGTCCACCGTCACGCTGCTCTGGGGCGACCTGCCCGCGGAGCTGCGGATCCCGGTCGCCGGGTACAGCCTGCTGCTCACCGCCATGGCCTACCGCTCCGCCGCCCTGGGCCGGCGGGCCGGGCTCGGCGGGGCGCTGTTCCTGATCTCCGACACGCTCATCGCCACCGGGGTCGCCGAGTGGCCGCAGCTGCCCCGCCCCGACTTCTGGGTCATGGCCACCTACCTGGCGGCCCAGTACCTGCTGGCCACGGGAGCGCTCGCGCCGGAGCGGGCGTACGGTAGGGAGGCCCTACAGGGCTCAACCATTTCCTAG
- a CDS encoding sterol desaturase family protein, producing MPNLPDVVLWSIPAFVLLTVIELVSYRIHPDEDAAGYETKDAVTSLGMGIGSLGFDFLWKIPIVAIYTAVYELTPLRVPVLWWTVPLMLLAQDFLYYWQHRGHHVIRILWACHVVHHSSRKFNLTTALRQPWTSATSWPFYLPMIALGVHPAAIAFCYSVNLVYQFWIHTERIDKLPRPIEFVFNSPSHHRVHHASQGGYLDRNFGGILIVWDRMFGSWVGETDKPVFGLTKNIGTYNPLRVATHEYASIARDVRGATTWRERAGRVFRGPGWQPAQAERAAEPTRATPAEAPAPAPEHAA from the coding sequence ATGCCGAACCTGCCCGATGTCGTGCTGTGGTCCATACCCGCCTTCGTCCTGCTCACCGTCATAGAGCTCGTGAGCTACCGCATCCATCCCGACGAGGACGCCGCCGGGTACGAGACCAAGGACGCCGTCACCAGCCTCGGCATGGGGATCGGCAGCCTCGGCTTCGACTTCCTCTGGAAGATCCCGATCGTCGCGATCTACACCGCGGTCTACGAGCTCACCCCGCTGCGGGTCCCCGTCCTGTGGTGGACCGTTCCGCTGATGCTGCTCGCCCAGGACTTCCTCTACTACTGGCAGCACCGCGGCCATCACGTCATCCGGATCCTGTGGGCCTGCCACGTCGTCCACCACAGCAGCCGCAAGTTCAACCTCACCACCGCCCTGCGCCAGCCCTGGACCAGCGCCACCTCCTGGCCGTTCTACCTCCCGATGATCGCGCTGGGCGTGCACCCGGCCGCCATCGCCTTCTGCTACTCGGTCAACCTCGTCTACCAGTTCTGGATCCACACCGAGCGCATCGACAAGCTGCCCCGGCCGATCGAGTTCGTCTTCAACTCCCCCTCCCACCATCGCGTCCACCACGCCTCCCAGGGCGGCTACCTGGACCGCAACTTCGGCGGCATCCTGATCGTCTGGGACCGGATGTTCGGCTCCTGGGTGGGGGAGACCGACAAGCCCGTCTTCGGCCTCACCAAGAACATCGGGACCTACAACCCGCTGCGCGTCGCCACCCACGAGTACGCCTCCATCGCCCGGGACGTACGCGGGGCCACCACCTGGCGCGAGCGCGCCGGACGCGTGTTCCGCGGCCCGGGCTGGCAGCCCGCGCAGGCCGAGCGGGCCGCGGAGCCGACGCGGGCCACCCCGGCGGAGGCGCCCGCGCCCGCCCCGGAGCACGCCGCGTGA
- a CDS encoding amidohydrolase family protein, producing the protein MSAYEDPYLIISSDCHAGLPTEQYRPYLDSAFHPQFDEFLGQRDARRAEATKLGVRNEAFAEKWFHDHEEGLRGGWDVAQRLKELDGDGVAAEVVFPDADAVDSQTAAPFGVGLGLSGDQDPELGMAGAQAHNRWLAEFVSENPERHCGVALLPITGEPDKVVAEIYRAKASGLGALMIPAMWVDKAPYHDRRYDPVWAAAAETQMPIVTHSGSSPRHEYGDHLGIFVSEVTWWPARPLWFLLWSGVFERHPGLKFGVAESGCWWLPNQLWFMDRLYLGAHGGKKLSPFEELKRPPSEYLDRQVFICATNTKRRELAQRYEIGVDNILWGSDFPHPEGTWPNTRTWLKNTFHDIPVEETRRMLGLAAAEVFGFDTEKLAPIARRIGPTAAELGQSADQAAVEASWARSRDVGRHWLTDNDFPVLGVNR; encoded by the coding sequence GTGAGTGCGTACGAAGACCCGTACCTGATCATCTCCTCCGACTGCCACGCGGGGCTGCCCACCGAGCAGTACCGCCCCTACCTGGACAGCGCCTTCCACCCGCAGTTCGACGAGTTCCTCGGCCAGCGCGACGCCCGCCGCGCCGAGGCCACCAAGCTGGGCGTGCGCAACGAGGCCTTCGCCGAGAAGTGGTTCCACGACCACGAGGAAGGCCTCCGGGGCGGCTGGGACGTCGCGCAGCGGCTGAAGGAGCTCGACGGCGACGGCGTGGCCGCCGAAGTCGTCTTCCCCGACGCCGACGCCGTGGACAGCCAGACCGCCGCCCCCTTCGGGGTGGGCCTCGGCCTCTCCGGCGACCAGGACCCCGAGCTCGGCATGGCCGGCGCCCAGGCGCACAACCGGTGGCTCGCCGAGTTCGTGTCCGAGAACCCCGAGCGGCACTGCGGGGTCGCCCTGCTGCCCATCACCGGCGAGCCCGACAAGGTCGTCGCCGAGATTTACCGGGCGAAGGCCTCCGGGCTGGGCGCCCTGATGATCCCGGCCATGTGGGTGGACAAGGCCCCGTACCACGACCGCCGTTACGACCCCGTGTGGGCGGCGGCGGCCGAGACGCAGATGCCGATCGTCACCCACTCGGGCTCCTCGCCGCGCCACGAGTACGGGGACCACCTGGGCATCTTCGTCTCCGAGGTCACCTGGTGGCCGGCCCGCCCGCTGTGGTTCCTGCTCTGGTCCGGGGTCTTCGAGCGGCACCCGGGGCTGAAGTTCGGCGTCGCCGAGTCGGGCTGCTGGTGGCTGCCGAACCAGCTCTGGTTCATGGACCGGCTCTACCTCGGCGCGCACGGCGGCAAGAAGCTCTCGCCGTTCGAGGAGCTGAAGCGGCCGCCGAGCGAGTACCTGGACCGGCAGGTGTTCATCTGCGCCACCAACACCAAGCGGCGCGAGCTGGCCCAGCGCTACGAGATCGGTGTGGACAACATCCTGTGGGGCTCGGACTTCCCGCACCCCGAGGGGACCTGGCCGAACACCCGCACCTGGCTGAAGAACACCTTCCACGACATCCCCGTCGAGGAGACCCGCCGGATGCTGGGCCTGGCCGCCGCCGAGGTCTTCGGCTTCGACACCGAGAAGCTGGCGCCGATCGCCCGCCGCATCGGCCCCACCGCCGCCGAGCTCGGCCAGAGCGCGGACCAGGCGGCCGTCGAAGCCTCCTGGGCGCGCTCGCGCGACGTGGGCCGGCACTGGCTGACCGACAACGACTTCCCGGTGCTGGGGGTGAACCGGTGA